One genomic window of Actinoplanes lobatus includes the following:
- a CDS encoding ABC transporter permease, with the protein MTPSLYVMEYHLVNYRRTWRASVLSSLVLPLLTMLGFGVGVGSYVTGGVEGVSYLQWMVPGLIATTAVQGAIGESTWPVLSCFEWVKTYFAQAAAPLRVADILGGHLAFMLFRVFTSVTAFLLIAALFGALRSVWALAVLPIGLLLGLAAAAPVAAYTASVSTDMYLAILLRFAVLPMSLFSGVFFPVESLPEVLRWVAYALPLWHGVDLSRSATLGLDPGPEAVWQALYLVAWGIAGWFLAHWRYRSRLVI; encoded by the coding sequence ATGACCCCCTCGCTCTACGTGATGGAGTACCACCTGGTCAACTACCGGCGCACGTGGCGGGCCAGTGTGCTCTCCTCGCTGGTGCTGCCGCTGCTGACCATGCTCGGGTTCGGTGTCGGCGTGGGCTCCTATGTGACCGGCGGCGTCGAGGGCGTCAGCTATCTCCAGTGGATGGTGCCGGGCCTGATCGCCACCACCGCCGTGCAGGGGGCGATCGGTGAGTCCACCTGGCCGGTGCTGAGCTGCTTCGAGTGGGTGAAGACCTACTTCGCGCAGGCCGCCGCGCCGCTGCGGGTCGCCGACATCCTCGGCGGGCACCTCGCCTTCATGCTGTTCCGGGTGTTCACCAGCGTGACGGCGTTCCTGCTGATCGCGGCCCTGTTCGGGGCGCTGCGGTCGGTGTGGGCGCTGGCCGTCCTGCCGATCGGGCTGCTGCTCGGGCTGGCCGCGGCCGCCCCGGTGGCCGCCTACACGGCGTCCGTCTCCACCGACATGTACCTGGCGATCCTGCTGCGGTTCGCGGTGCTGCCGATGTCGCTGTTCTCCGGGGTGTTCTTCCCGGTCGAGTCGCTGCCGGAGGTGCTGCGCTGGGTGGCGTACGCATTGCCCCTGTGGCACGGCGTCGACCTGAGCCGGTCCGCGACGCTCGGGCTCGACCCCGGCCCGGAGGCGGTGTGGCAGGCCCTCTACCTGGTGGCGTGGGGGATCGCCGGGTGGTTCCTGGCGCACTGGCGCTACCGCAGCCGGCTGGTGATCTGA
- a CDS encoding DUF4388 domain-containing protein, with product MRRLLTELGESGRTGALHIGGVPGGVLYLIAGRISYAESPACPGLGERLVSSGRLAPQTWRAVYAEGRGGHRVGRVLLRDGWLGQNELSLRVVAVIADAAHVLLQQADAPARFVPGERHWLGEVPGVDLGSPGHLTAARLRAVPGPRRPRKRVTATGP from the coding sequence ATGCGGCGCCTGCTCACCGAACTGGGCGAGTCCGGCCGGACCGGCGCGCTGCACATCGGCGGCGTACCGGGTGGGGTGCTCTACCTGATCGCCGGCCGCATCTCGTACGCCGAGTCGCCCGCCTGCCCGGGCCTCGGCGAACGGCTGGTGTCGTCCGGCCGGCTCGCCCCGCAGACCTGGCGGGCCGTGTACGCGGAGGGCCGCGGCGGCCACCGGGTCGGCCGGGTGCTGCTGCGCGACGGCTGGCTCGGCCAGAACGAACTGTCCCTGCGGGTGGTGGCGGTCATCGCCGACGCCGCCCACGTACTGCTGCAACAGGCCGACGCGCCGGCCCGTTTCGTGCCCGGCGAGCGGCACTGGCTGGGCGAGGTGCCCGGCGTGGACCTCGGCTCGCCGGGCCATCTCACCGCGGCCCGGCTGCGTGCCGTGCCCGGTCCACGGCGGCCCCGGAAACGGGTCACCGCCACCGGACCATGA
- the dnaG gene encoding DNA primase: MYAVAGRVKDEDIALVRDRTSIVEVISETVTLRSAGGGNLKGLCPFHDEKTPSFNVSPARNVYFCHGCGQGGDAIKFLMDAEHLSFIESVERLAGKAGIQLRYDTEPGAPAGPRPQTGQRQRLIAAHAAAVEFYRDQLGSPGARKAREFLAERGFGRDTAERYGCGFAPDSWDSLSKHLRLKGFTAEELTTAGLAKPARSGSLIDRFRRRLLWPIRDLGGDVIGFGARRLFDDDDGPKYLNTPETPIYKKSHVLYGLDHAKREIAKRGRAVIVEGYTDVMACHEAGEPTAVATCGTAFGVDHIQVLRRLLMDSDSFTGEIIYTFDGDAAGQKAALRAFEEDQRFVGRTFIAVSPDNMDPCELRLARGDLAVRDMIAGREPLVDFALRQTISRFDLDTVEGRVEAMRRAAPLVAKIKDREKRPEYARKLAGDLGMDLDPVQRAVNNALRGEQAEPRSTRQQAAADSPQRLVEREALKLALQEPVLAGPMFDAVGPENYGDQMLQTIREAITHAGGAASSTGGVVWIEKVRDACPDMGGQMLVSELAVEPLYVDGQADPYYVQVTLARLQGGALATRIRDLKSKVQRLNPVTNKDQYLALAGELFSLEQQARALRDQAAGGL, translated from the coding sequence ATGTATGCCGTGGCGGGCAGGGTCAAGGACGAGGACATCGCACTGGTCCGCGACCGGACCTCGATCGTCGAGGTGATCAGCGAGACGGTCACTTTGCGATCGGCGGGCGGTGGCAATCTCAAGGGGCTGTGCCCCTTCCACGACGAGAAGACTCCGTCGTTCAACGTCTCACCCGCCCGTAATGTCTATTTCTGCCACGGGTGCGGGCAGGGCGGCGACGCGATCAAGTTCCTGATGGACGCGGAGCACCTGTCGTTCATCGAGTCGGTGGAGCGCCTGGCCGGCAAGGCCGGCATCCAGCTGCGCTACGACACCGAGCCGGGCGCTCCGGCCGGCCCGCGCCCACAGACCGGGCAGCGGCAGCGGCTCATCGCCGCGCACGCCGCCGCCGTCGAGTTCTACCGCGACCAGCTCGGTTCGCCGGGGGCGCGCAAGGCGCGCGAGTTCCTGGCCGAGCGGGGTTTCGGCCGGGACACCGCGGAACGGTACGGGTGCGGCTTCGCCCCCGACAGCTGGGACTCGCTCAGCAAGCACCTGCGCCTCAAGGGCTTCACCGCGGAGGAGCTGACCACCGCCGGGCTGGCCAAACCGGCCCGCTCCGGCTCGCTGATCGACCGGTTCCGGCGCAGGCTGCTCTGGCCGATCCGGGACCTCGGCGGCGACGTGATCGGGTTCGGCGCCCGTAGGCTGTTCGACGACGACGACGGCCCGAAGTACCTGAACACCCCCGAGACGCCGATCTACAAGAAATCGCATGTCCTGTACGGCCTCGACCACGCGAAACGGGAGATCGCCAAGCGTGGCCGGGCGGTGATCGTCGAGGGCTACACCGACGTGATGGCCTGCCACGAGGCCGGCGAGCCGACCGCCGTGGCGACCTGCGGCACCGCCTTCGGCGTGGACCACATCCAGGTGCTGCGGCGCCTGCTGATGGACAGCGACAGCTTCACCGGCGAGATCATCTACACCTTCGACGGCGACGCGGCCGGGCAGAAGGCGGCGCTGCGGGCCTTCGAGGAGGACCAGCGGTTCGTCGGGCGGACCTTCATCGCCGTCTCGCCGGACAACATGGACCCCTGTGAGCTGCGCCTCGCCCGCGGTGACCTGGCGGTCCGCGACATGATCGCGGGCCGGGAACCGCTGGTCGACTTCGCGCTGCGGCAGACCATCTCCCGCTTCGATCTGGACACCGTGGAGGGCCGCGTCGAGGCGATGCGCCGCGCGGCGCCGTTGGTCGCCAAGATCAAAGACCGGGAGAAACGCCCGGAGTACGCGCGAAAGCTCGCCGGCGACCTCGGCATGGACCTGGATCCGGTCCAGCGTGCGGTGAACAACGCGCTGCGCGGCGAGCAGGCCGAACCACGGTCCACCCGGCAGCAGGCGGCGGCCGACTCCCCGCAGCGCCTGGTCGAGCGGGAGGCGCTGAAACTGGCCCTCCAGGAGCCGGTGCTGGCCGGGCCGATGTTCGACGCGGTCGGCCCGGAGAACTACGGCGACCAGATGTTGCAGACCATCCGGGAGGCGATCACCCACGCCGGTGGCGCCGCCTCGTCCACCGGCGGCGTCGTCTGGATCGAGAAGGTCCGCGACGCCTGCCCCGACATGGGCGGCCAGATGCTGGTCAGCGAGCTGGCCGTGGAGCCGCTGTACGTGGACGGTCAGGCCGACCCGTACTACGTCCAGGTCACCCTGGCCCGGCTCCAGGGCGGGGCGCTCGCCACCCGCATCCGCGACCTCAAGTCGAAGGTGCAGCGGCTGAACCCGGTCACCAACAAGGACCAGTACCTGGCTCTGGCCGGGGAGCTCTTCTCGCTCGAACAGCAGGCACGGGCCCTGCGTGACCAGGCAGCAGGTGGACTGTGA
- a CDS encoding apurinic/apyrimidinic endonuclease family protein, giving the protein MRLRHPSGRIVHLSCGISLDDAEDPASVVARLDAANSALRGHFGTGALTVALRLPYRLAAALAEDGRARTRLRADLDARGLEVVTLSGASGPGRGADGASGPGDGGSDGSLSGASGPGGGGSDGTETGADGSEADWSEPARLRHTLDLARILVDLLPAEEVRGAVCTYGLGRADEWDEARQRAGARHLMRLSGGLADLAWRVGRAVRAGFQPGPGLVLDTPEQIVTALTRVDKDRLGVCLDLSTALRDWPATEAGIDRMTDAGLSVITALITEPGAAWQPMLRHLLAADTARTEYVVVDTPGGDEQRAADLAYVLAELTALGLVPEQQPCTAP; this is encoded by the coding sequence ATGCGGCTGCGACATCCCTCCGGCCGGATCGTGCATCTCAGCTGCGGCATCAGCCTAGACGACGCGGAGGATCCGGCATCCGTCGTCGCCCGGCTCGACGCGGCCAACAGCGCGCTCCGCGGCCACTTCGGCACCGGGGCGCTCACCGTCGCGCTCCGGCTGCCGTACCGTCTCGCCGCCGCCCTCGCCGAGGACGGCCGCGCCCGCACCCGTCTGCGGGCCGACCTCGACGCCCGCGGGCTCGAGGTGGTCACACTGAGCGGCGCATCCGGACCCGGGCGCGGCGCGGACGGCGCATCCGGACCCGGGGACGGCGGCTCGGACGGCTCGCTGAGCGGCGCATCCGGACCCGGGGGCGGCGGCTCGGACGGCACGGAGACCGGCGCGGACGGGTCCGAGGCCGACTGGAGCGAGCCGGCCCGCCTGCGGCACACCCTCGACCTGGCCCGGATCCTGGTGGACCTGCTCCCGGCCGAGGAGGTCCGTGGCGCCGTCTGCACGTACGGGCTGGGCCGTGCCGACGAGTGGGACGAAGCCCGGCAGCGGGCCGGCGCGCGGCACCTGATGCGCCTCTCCGGCGGGCTGGCCGACCTGGCCTGGCGGGTCGGCCGTGCCGTCCGCGCCGGCTTCCAGCCCGGCCCCGGCCTCGTGCTGGACACCCCCGAGCAGATCGTCACGGCACTCACCCGGGTCGACAAGGACCGCCTCGGCGTCTGCCTCGACCTGAGCACGGCACTGCGCGACTGGCCCGCCACGGAGGCTGGCATCGACCGGATGACCGACGCCGGCCTCTCCGTCATCACCGCCCTGATCACCGAGCCGGGCGCCGCCTGGCAGCCGATGCTGCGCCACCTGCTCGCCGCCGACACCGCCCGCACCGAGTACGTGGTGGTCGACACCCCCGGCGGGGACGAGCAGCGCGCCGCCGACCTGGCGTACGTGCTGGCCGAGCTCACCGCCCTCGGCCTGGTGCCCGAGCAGCAGCCCTGCACCGCCCCCTGA
- a CDS encoding DUF4388 domain-containing protein codes for MAPTKTAAPGDLLTRVAEARQTGALMVGGHPGGAVYVFEGRVIYAESPAAPGVGELLTSSGRLAGRTWQSALDLGTSTARVGRLLVEQGHLTQGELELCVLGATYDAAYFALSAESAPVEFLPGATHWLGAVVHIDAAAVSREVLRRVHLLDEIFPNRRIDVEPVSPVTRPPRARVTVTAAQWELLVHADGQRTPADLAQLLGRAGYATIQELRRMAAAGLIELPETRAADSPEFVRLPHPRGASAPVDRTAPAVPVISGVKDPEATARHPPPNSDPPAAAAAVESPTAANRPPRLARRKPGAKLPKELATDSPPVHQGTDEVLLKRIRTALRALR; via the coding sequence GTGGCCCCGACGAAGACCGCCGCGCCCGGCGACCTGCTCACGCGGGTCGCCGAAGCCCGGCAGACCGGAGCGCTGATGGTGGGTGGCCACCCCGGCGGCGCGGTCTACGTCTTCGAGGGCCGGGTCATCTACGCCGAGTCGCCGGCCGCGCCCGGGGTGGGCGAGCTGCTCACCTCGTCCGGGCGGCTCGCCGGGCGGACCTGGCAGAGCGCGCTCGACCTGGGCACCTCGACCGCCCGGGTGGGCCGGCTGCTGGTCGAGCAGGGCCACCTCACCCAGGGCGAGCTGGAGTTGTGCGTGCTCGGCGCGACCTACGACGCGGCGTACTTCGCACTCTCCGCGGAGTCGGCACCGGTCGAGTTCCTGCCCGGCGCCACCCACTGGCTGGGCGCGGTCGTACACATCGACGCGGCCGCGGTCAGCCGGGAGGTGCTCCGCCGGGTCCACCTGCTCGACGAGATCTTCCCGAACCGGCGAATCGACGTGGAGCCGGTCAGCCCGGTCACCCGCCCACCCCGGGCACGGGTGACGGTCACCGCCGCGCAGTGGGAGCTCCTGGTCCACGCCGACGGTCAGCGCACCCCGGCCGACCTGGCCCAACTGCTCGGCCGGGCCGGGTACGCGACCATCCAGGAGCTACGCCGGATGGCCGCGGCCGGCTTGATCGAGCTGCCCGAGACGCGGGCGGCCGACAGCCCCGAGTTCGTCCGGCTGCCGCACCCACGGGGGGCCTCGGCGCCGGTGGACCGGACCGCTCCGGCCGTACCGGTGATCTCGGGGGTGAAAGACCCGGAGGCGACCGCCCGGCACCCGCCTCCGAACAGCGACCCCCCAGCGGCCGCCGCGGCCGTGGAAAGCCCCACCGCGGCGAACCGGCCACCTCGCCTGGCCCGCCGGAAACCCGGCGCGAAGCTGCCGAAGGAACTGGCCACCGATAGCCCGCCGGTGCACCAGGGCACCGACGAGGTCCTGCTCAAGCGCATACGCACCGCACTGAGGGCACTGCGGTGA
- a CDS encoding VOC family protein, translating into MPSRWEQVVVDCADPARLARWWAEALDYVIVHETPDEVEIRRTPDELPGLLFGTSPDVKRNKNRLHLDLRPADQEAEVERLVGMGARPVDVGQVEVPWVVLADPEGNEFCVLSA; encoded by the coding sequence ATGCCCAGTCGGTGGGAGCAGGTCGTGGTGGACTGCGCGGACCCGGCGCGGCTGGCCCGATGGTGGGCCGAGGCGCTCGACTACGTGATCGTCCACGAGACCCCGGACGAGGTGGAGATCCGCCGCACCCCTGATGAGCTGCCAGGACTGTTATTCGGCACGAGTCCCGACGTCAAGCGGAACAAGAACCGGCTGCACCTCGACCTGCGCCCGGCCGATCAGGAGGCCGAGGTGGAGCGGCTCGTCGGGATGGGCGCCCGCCCGGTCGACGTCGGCCAGGTGGAGGTGCCCTGGGTGGTGCTGGCCGACCCGGAGGGCAACGAGTTCTGCGTGCTCAGCGCCTGA
- a CDS encoding ABC transporter permease yields MLTLVLPRRLVGFEGAARRSASVAQRNIAALKTAYWLVMLGGLLEPVLYLFSIGVGVGALIGEITLPGGHTVRYPEFVAPAMLASSAMSGALSETTFNFFGKMKFMRLYEGMLATPVRPIEIALGELSWAMLRGSVYSAAFLVIMVLMDLTTPARALLAFPAAVLVGFAFGALGMTISTLIRGWQDFDMIGAGQFALFLFSGTFVPATTYPAVLRWLVEVTPLYRAVDLIRGISIGTLGPVQVLDVLYLLAMTGAGLLIAGRRMERLLCR; encoded by the coding sequence GTGCTGACCCTGGTGCTGCCCCGCCGGCTGGTGGGCTTCGAGGGGGCCGCACGCCGGTCGGCCTCGGTCGCCCAGCGCAACATCGCCGCGCTGAAGACGGCGTATTGGCTGGTCATGCTCGGTGGCCTGCTGGAGCCGGTGCTCTACCTGTTCTCCATCGGCGTCGGGGTGGGCGCGCTGATCGGGGAGATCACCCTGCCCGGCGGCCACACGGTGCGCTATCCGGAGTTCGTGGCCCCGGCCATGCTGGCGTCGTCGGCGATGAGCGGGGCGCTGTCCGAGACGACCTTCAACTTCTTCGGGAAGATGAAGTTCATGCGGCTGTACGAGGGCATGCTCGCCACGCCCGTGCGGCCCATCGAGATCGCGCTCGGCGAGCTGTCCTGGGCCATGCTGCGCGGCAGTGTGTACTCCGCGGCCTTCCTGGTGATCATGGTGCTGATGGACCTGACCACCCCGGCGCGGGCACTGCTCGCCTTCCCGGCCGCGGTCCTGGTCGGCTTCGCCTTCGGGGCGCTCGGCATGACCATCTCCACGCTGATCCGCGGCTGGCAGGACTTCGACATGATCGGCGCCGGGCAGTTCGCCCTGTTCCTGTTCTCCGGCACGTTCGTCCCCGCCACCACCTACCCTGCGGTGCTGCGGTGGCTGGTCGAGGTCACCCCGCTGTACCGCGCGGTCGACCTGATCCGCGGCATCAGCATCGGCACGCTGGGCCCGGTCCAGGTGCTGGACGTGCTCTACCTGCTGGCGATGACGGGCGCCGGCCTGCTCATCGCGGGCCGCCGGATGGAGCGGCTGCTCTGCCGCTGA
- a CDS encoding YihY/virulence factor BrkB family protein has protein sequence MNLFHKADEQAAAPTEDRAASEARRQGTADYDVAAAATARTAEDRDRDLSAPGPDAGPDSPIQLRGRGIAAALKRTLRQFSEDNISDWAAALTYYGVLSIFPGLLVIVSLLGMLGNDGRQTVRDAVNDIAPGQQAQEYVDLVLNQVQGTGKPGLAAIIGVVVAFWSASGYIAAFMRASNSIYDVPEGRPIWLTLPIRVGVTAVVGVMLIASATIVIFTGELSRVVGEMLGMGGVAVTTWNIVKWPVLVMLVSLMFALLYWASPNAKTGGFCWVSPGGIFAVVLWVAASAAFASYMANFANYNATYGTLGGVIAFLVWLWISNMAILLGAELDAELERGRAIAAGHPADDEPFLELRDTRKLKKGSEHGLSQR, from the coding sequence ATGAACCTGTTCCACAAGGCCGACGAGCAGGCGGCCGCGCCCACCGAGGACCGGGCGGCGTCGGAGGCGCGCCGGCAGGGCACCGCCGACTACGACGTGGCCGCCGCGGCGACCGCCCGGACGGCCGAGGACCGCGACCGGGATCTGTCCGCTCCAGGGCCGGACGCCGGCCCGGACAGCCCGATCCAGTTGCGGGGCAGGGGCATCGCCGCCGCCCTCAAACGGACCCTCAGGCAGTTCTCCGAGGACAACATCTCGGACTGGGCGGCCGCGCTGACCTACTACGGCGTCCTGTCGATCTTCCCGGGTCTGCTGGTGATCGTGTCGCTGCTCGGCATGCTCGGCAACGACGGGCGGCAGACGGTCCGGGACGCGGTCAACGACATCGCCCCCGGCCAGCAGGCGCAGGAGTACGTCGACCTGGTGCTCAACCAGGTGCAGGGCACCGGCAAGCCCGGGCTGGCCGCGATCATCGGTGTGGTCGTGGCGTTCTGGTCGGCGTCGGGGTACATCGCCGCCTTCATGCGCGCGTCGAACTCGATCTACGACGTTCCGGAGGGGCGGCCGATCTGGCTGACGCTGCCGATCCGGGTCGGTGTCACCGCCGTCGTCGGCGTGATGCTGATCGCCTCGGCCACCATCGTGATCTTCACGGGTGAGCTGTCCCGTGTGGTCGGCGAGATGCTCGGGATGGGCGGGGTGGCCGTCACCACCTGGAACATCGTCAAGTGGCCGGTTCTCGTGATGCTGGTCAGCCTGATGTTCGCGCTCCTCTACTGGGCCTCGCCGAACGCGAAGACCGGCGGCTTCTGCTGGGTCAGCCCGGGTGGCATCTTCGCCGTGGTGCTGTGGGTCGCCGCCTCCGCCGCGTTCGCGAGCTACATGGCCAACTTCGCGAACTACAACGCGACGTACGGCACGCTCGGCGGTGTCATCGCCTTCCTGGTCTGGCTGTGGATCTCGAACATGGCGATCCTGCTCGGCGCCGAGCTGGACGCGGAGCTGGAGCGGGGCCGGGCCATCGCGGCCGGGCACCCGGCCGACGACGAGCCGTTCCTGGAGCTGCGGGACACCCGCAAGCTCAAGAAGGGCAGCGAGCACGGCCTGAGCCAGCGCTGA
- a CDS encoding roadblock/LC7 domain-containing protein yields MPGVDHCLQEAMTIPGAVGASIVDYTTGFPVATTGAAPNEDHEAAAAGTAEVVQAANSRSLFVSAIPHDLLEDLIITTAGGYHLLRVVQTEFDSRLVLYVWLDRIRGNLAVARRKMQRLADDLVAAR; encoded by the coding sequence GTGCCCGGCGTCGACCACTGTCTACAGGAAGCCATGACGATCCCCGGCGCCGTCGGCGCCAGCATCGTCGACTACACCACGGGTTTCCCGGTCGCCACGACCGGGGCCGCGCCGAACGAGGACCACGAGGCCGCCGCCGCCGGAACGGCAGAGGTGGTCCAGGCCGCGAACAGCCGATCGCTGTTCGTCTCGGCCATACCGCACGACCTGTTGGAAGACCTGATCATCACCACTGCCGGGGGCTATCACCTCCTGAGGGTGGTCCAGACCGAATTCGACAGCCGCCTGGTGCTCTACGTGTGGCTGGACCGGATCCGCGGCAACCTCGCCGTGGCCCGCCGGAAGATGCAACGCCTGGCCGACGACTTGGTCGCGGCCCGATGA
- a CDS encoding deoxyguanosinetriphosphate triphosphohydrolase: protein MTAADAQRWAAEPAKDSGYGRTPYQRDRARVLHSAAFRRLAAKTQVHTAGSDDFPRTRLTHSLEVAQISREMGARLGCDPDVVDVAGLAHDLGHPPFGHNGEDALDAAAGPCGGFEGNAQTLRVITRLEAKEPGAGLNLTRATLDACSKYPWFRKPGYRKFGVYADDRPVFEWLRDGRTDEGRCLEAQVMDWADDVAYSVHDVEDGVHGGYIDLDTLRDPGERAALCADVAATYSTETPGELAGALDRLLADPAVAGVRGYDGGYQSLVALKRMTSVLTGRFVASAVGATQSRHGTGPLRRYDADLIVPRTVRDQCALLKGMALRYVMRSRGEGWYERQRTILTELVEALTRTPERLDPLFRPLHAAAADDAAALRVVIDQVASLTDHAAVAWHRTLLAGRR from the coding sequence ATGACGGCCGCCGACGCTCAGCGGTGGGCAGCCGAGCCCGCCAAGGACAGCGGGTACGGGCGCACGCCGTACCAGCGGGACCGCGCCCGGGTGCTGCACTCGGCCGCGTTCCGCCGGCTCGCCGCGAAGACCCAGGTGCACACCGCCGGGTCGGACGACTTCCCGCGCACCCGGCTCACCCATTCGCTGGAGGTCGCCCAGATCTCCCGGGAGATGGGCGCCCGGCTGGGCTGCGACCCGGACGTGGTGGACGTCGCCGGCCTGGCCCACGACCTGGGGCATCCGCCTTTCGGGCACAACGGCGAGGACGCCCTGGACGCGGCCGCCGGACCGTGCGGCGGCTTCGAGGGGAACGCGCAGACCCTTCGGGTGATCACCCGTCTGGAGGCGAAGGAGCCCGGCGCCGGGCTCAACCTGACCCGGGCCACCCTGGACGCCTGCTCCAAGTACCCGTGGTTCCGCAAACCGGGCTACCGCAAGTTCGGGGTGTACGCCGACGACCGCCCGGTCTTCGAGTGGCTGCGCGACGGGCGCACCGACGAGGGCCGCTGCCTGGAGGCGCAGGTCATGGACTGGGCCGACGACGTCGCCTACTCGGTGCACGACGTCGAGGACGGGGTGCACGGCGGCTACATCGACCTGGACACGCTGCGCGACCCGGGGGAGCGGGCCGCGCTCTGCGCCGACGTGGCCGCCACCTACTCCACCGAGACACCCGGCGAACTGGCCGGCGCTCTCGACCGGCTGCTCGCCGACCCGGCCGTGGCGGGGGTCCGCGGCTACGACGGCGGGTACCAGTCCCTGGTCGCCCTCAAACGGATGACCAGCGTGCTGACCGGCCGGTTCGTCGCCTCGGCGGTGGGCGCCACACAGAGCCGGCACGGCACCGGGCCGCTGCGCCGGTACGACGCCGACCTGATCGTCCCGCGTACCGTCCGGGACCAGTGTGCGCTGCTCAAGGGCATGGCGCTGCGCTACGTGATGCGTTCCCGGGGCGAGGGCTGGTACGAGCGGCAGCGGACCATCCTGACCGAACTGGTGGAGGCGCTCACCCGTACCCCGGAGAGGTTGGATCCGCTCTTCCGGCCGCTTCATGCGGCCGCCGCGGACGACGCCGCGGCACTGCGCGTGGTGATCGACCAGGTCGCGTCGCTCACCGACCACGCCGCGGTGGCGTGGCACCGGACCCTGCTGGCGGGCCGCCGGTAG
- a CDS encoding ABC transporter ATP-binding protein has translation MNSLIHARGLIKRFGGFTAVDGIDVDVRPGEAFGFLGPNGAGKSSTMRMIGCVSPPTDGVLRILGMDPRRDGPAIRARLGVCPQLDNLDPELTVRENLTTYARFFGIPRKVARARAAELLAFVQLSERADSKVEPLSGGMKRRLTIARALVNEPDLVLLDEPTTGLDPQARHLVWERLFRLKQQGVTLVLTTHYMDEAEQLCDRLVVMDGGRIVAEGSPRALIETHSTREVVELRFPTEDQGRYADKLAGIGDRAEVLPDRILLYVGDGDDALAEVHRRSLSPASALVRRSSLEDVFLHLTGRTLVD, from the coding sequence GTGAACTCGCTCATCCACGCGCGTGGCCTGATCAAACGGTTCGGGGGATTCACCGCGGTCGACGGCATCGACGTCGACGTGCGGCCCGGTGAGGCGTTCGGCTTCCTCGGGCCCAACGGCGCGGGCAAGAGCTCCACCATGCGCATGATCGGCTGTGTCTCCCCACCCACCGACGGCGTGCTGCGAATCCTCGGGATGGACCCGCGGCGCGACGGCCCGGCGATCCGGGCCCGGCTGGGCGTCTGCCCCCAGCTGGACAACCTCGATCCCGAGCTGACCGTCCGGGAGAATCTGACCACCTACGCCCGGTTCTTCGGCATCCCGCGCAAGGTGGCCCGCGCCCGGGCCGCCGAGCTGCTCGCCTTCGTCCAGCTCAGCGAGCGCGCCGACAGCAAGGTCGAGCCGCTCTCCGGCGGGATGAAACGGCGGCTCACCATCGCGCGCGCCCTGGTCAACGAGCCCGATCTGGTGCTGCTCGACGAGCCCACCACCGGCCTCGACCCGCAGGCCCGCCACCTGGTGTGGGAGCGGCTGTTCCGGCTCAAGCAGCAGGGCGTCACCCTGGTGCTGACCACCCACTACATGGACGAGGCGGAGCAGCTCTGCGACCGGCTCGTGGTGATGGACGGCGGCCGGATCGTGGCCGAGGGCTCGCCCCGGGCGCTCATCGAGACCCACTCCACCCGCGAGGTGGTCGAGCTGCGCTTCCCCACCGAGGACCAGGGGCGGTATGCGGACAAGCTCGCCGGCATCGGCGACCGCGCCGAGGTGCTGCCCGACCGGATCCTGCTCTATGTGGGCGACGGCGACGACGCCCTGGCCGAGGTGCACCGGCGCTCGCTGAGCCCGGCCAGCGCCCTGGTCCGGCGCAGCAGCCTGGAGGACGTGTTCCTGCACCTCACCGGCCGGACCCTGGTGGACTGA
- a CDS encoding roadblock/LC7 domain-containing protein: MTVDPAVLEELGRLRTRVPELSGSVLATADGLVVAHDSHGIEPDTLAALAAAHLALARRFAHAVNHGELRESVVECDGGYITSYTAGPNALLTVVTSGDANLAMVHLEARRCVRRLIRILALDTAPQLRPEIPTQAGPSTPLARRTPMATLPNNVARRRQATG; encoded by the coding sequence ATGACGGTGGATCCGGCGGTACTCGAGGAACTCGGCCGCCTGCGCACCAGGGTGCCGGAGTTGTCCGGCAGCGTGCTCGCCACCGCGGACGGGCTGGTCGTCGCGCACGACTCGCACGGCATCGAACCGGACACCCTCGCGGCCCTGGCCGCGGCCCACCTCGCTCTGGCCCGGCGTTTCGCGCACGCGGTCAATCACGGTGAGCTGCGGGAATCCGTGGTGGAGTGCGACGGCGGCTACATCACCTCGTACACCGCGGGGCCCAACGCCCTGCTCACCGTGGTCACCTCGGGTGACGCGAACCTCGCCATGGTCCATCTCGAGGCGCGGCGGTGCGTACGCCGGCTGATCCGCATCCTCGCCCTGGACACCGCGCCGCAACTGCGGCCGGAGATCCCCACACAGGCCGGTCCATCCACTCCGCTGGCCCGGCGGACCCCGATGGCCACCCTGCCGAACAACGTCGCCCGGCGCCGCCAGGCGACCGGCTGA